A region from the Lolium perenne isolate Kyuss_39 chromosome 4, Kyuss_2.0, whole genome shotgun sequence genome encodes:
- the LOC127295557 gene encoding AP2-like ethylene-responsive transcription factor BBM: MSPPTNGATTFAFTPMTAASLPDALLFPFDGFSADDFFNAAPPPPPPPGVDPNRPFLLPFSSYNNVDVHGSAGFGPEALAIAAPTSTVATTGSSSSAPRSLPLMPSMGERTSRYRGVTRHRWTGRYEAHLWDNTCRREGQKRKGRQVYLGGYEKEDRAARAYDIAALKYWGANAIINFPKENYIKEIEEMQNISRLELVASLRRKSSGFSRGASIYRGVTRHHQHGRWQARIGRVAGNKDLYLGTFATEEEAAEAYDIAALKFRGDNAVTNFEPSRYNLEAIARSDLPINGPGRRLNSYNYKPPAAPEAQQVQQITFATSAPPFPQQLSNGVSPCLLHTLLQLPPSAAPMHALPLSSYGGVGVPAFYWPFGEVEQKVQLDGKMEVVDGILQLANPAV; encoded by the exons ATGTCGCCGCCGACGAACGGCGCCACCACGTTCGCCTTCACGCCCATGACGGCGGCGAGCCTGCCCGACGCGCTGCTCTTCCCCTTCGACGGCTTCTCCGCCGACGACTTCTTCAACGCTgccccgcctcctcctcctccgccaggcGTCGACCCGAACCGCCCCTTCCTCCTGCCGTTCTCCTCCTACAACAACGTCGACGTCCACGGCAGCGCCGGCTTCGGTCCGGAGGCCCTCGCCATCGCGGCGCCGACGTCGACCGTGGCCACCACCGGGAGCTCCTCCTCCGCGCCGCGGTCGCTACCGCTGATGCCGAGCATGGGCGAGAGGACGTCGCGCTACCGCGGGGTGACCAG GCACAGGTGGACGGGGCGGTACGAGGCGCACCTGTGGGACAACACGTGCCGGAGGGAAGGCCAGAAGCGCAAGGGACGACAAG TTTACTTGG GTGGCTATGAAAAAGAAGATAGGGCTGCTAGGGCATATGATATTGCCGCGCTGAAATACTGGGGTGCTAACGCTATCATCAACTTCCCT AAAGAAAACTACATCAAGGAGATTGAGGAGATGCAAAACATAAGCAGGCTGGAACTTGTAGCTTCACTGAGGAG GAAGAGCAGTGGCTTTTCTAGAGGTGCATCCATCTACAGAGGTGTCACAAG GCACCACCAACATGGACGCTGGCAGGCAAGAATTGGTCGTGTTGCAGGCAACAAGGACTTGTATCTTGGGACTTTTG CAACTGAAGAAGAAGCGGCGGAGGCGTACGACATCGCGGCGCTCAAGTTCAGGGGCGACAACGCCGTGACCAACTTCGAGCCGAGCCGGTACAACCTGGAGGCGATCGCCCGCAGCGACCTTCCGATCAACGGGCCAGGGAGGCGGCTGAACAGCTACAACTACAAGCCGCCAGCAGCGCCAGAAGCGCAGCAGGTCCAGCAGATCACCTTCGCCACCTCCGCACCTCCATTCCCGCAGCAGCTGAGCAATGGCGTGTCCCCCTGCCTCCTCCACACCCTTCTGCAGCTCCCGCCCTCTGCTGCGCCCATGCACGCTCTGCCGCTGTCGAGCTACGGCGGCGTCGGGGTGCCCGCCTTCTACTGGCCCTTCGGCGAAGTGGAGCAGAAGGTGCAGCTCGACGGCAAGATGGAAGTGGTTGACGGTATCCTTCAGCTTGCCAACCCTGCCGTTTAG